The Anopheles marshallii chromosome X, idAnoMarsDA_429_01, whole genome shotgun sequence genome includes a window with the following:
- the LOC128707775 gene encoding zinc finger protein-like 1 homolog translates to MGLCKCPKRQVTTQFCFEHRVNVCENCMVVNHTKCTVQSYIQWLKDSDFDSNCTLCGSPRDSDDCVRLICYHVFHWKCLNARQQMLPPNTAPGGHTCPICSEPLFPPSNLVSPVADVLRVRLGQVNWGRNELGLPLILDDKHDKSYTEASSKPSVDLMANQNGSAMTGYSDVHGMMSQGRTMGTNSTNQGSSKERPETPHSVLNLDPYVNIANSRRSTLLTREPPIGGSDRDDNKYKRRTPKEIFSRWSRRLYAPSARPVWRKTWFLFATGLLGFVCIVYVMATISRGEDHGDRELGGFIPNRNLPHAEE, encoded by the exons ATGGGTCTCTGCAAGTGTCCCAAGCGGCAGGTGACGACGCAATTCTGCTTCGAGCATCGAGTGAATGTGTGCGAAAACTGTATGGTGGTGAACCACACGAAG TGCACAGTGCAGTCGTACATTCAGTGGTTGAAGGATAGTGATTTCGACTCCAACTGTACCCTGTGCGGAAGTCCACGAGATAGTGACGATTGCGTTCGGCTCATATGTTACC ATGTCTTTCACTGGAAGTGTCTCAATGCGCGACAGCAAATGCTACCCCCAAATACGGCCCCCGGTGGCCATACCTGTCCGATCTGCAGTGAACCACTGTTTCCGCCCAGCAACCTGGTGTCGCCGGTTGCGGACGTGCTGCGCGTACGGCTCGGCCAGGTGAACTGGGGCCGGAACGAGCTTGGCCTACCGTTG ATTTTGGATGATAAGCACGATAAAAGCTACACGGAAGCTTCGTCCAAACCATCGGTGGATCTGATGGCAAATCAGAATGGTAGCGCCATGACGGGATACAGTGACGTACACGGGATGATGTCCCAGGGCCGGACAATGGGAACCAACAGTACGAACCAAGGGTCCAGTAAGGAACGGCCCGAAACACCCCATTCGGTACTAAACCTCGATCCGTACGTTAATATCG CAAACAGTAGACGATCGACACTGCTCACCCGAGAACCACCGATCGGTGGTTCGGATCGGGACGACAACAAGTACAAGCGCCGCACACCgaaggaaatattttcccGGTGGTCCCGCCGGCTGTACGCACCGTCCGCCCGGCCCGTTTGGCGAAAAACGTGGTTCCTGTTCGCGACCGGTCTGCTCGGGTTCGTCTGCATCGTGTACGTGATGGCAACGATCAGCCGGGGCGAGGATCACGGTGACCGGGAGCTCGGTGGTTTCATTCCGAATCGCAACCTACCGCACGCCGAAGAGTGA
- the LOC128713797 gene encoding uncharacterized protein LOC128713797: MFFSDRKMKGMNILTLVVISVEVLFGVRFAGCAELGTEPDLMISADGILDAQLMPITYLMLDGVCEMSEGGGDCGQDKGAESRAEPDRTDEGPLHELGSNDASYSSALSTLEFHRTMINLYRCKGFLAKRIINVYPSQSQLFKRMSSAMPNSSSPMMNAPQDPTDGMLYDPGSSGYKEWLTKTSTLDDIYENFLSTRKVNDTLNRSLQHATFHRQSEAHHPTSNPRLGQEEYFDEGIITGYAMQPEQIGSVQGGGAPVGNYDRYGQYGANDLQLRQSKYQRGLLQGEADGGGYEASRGDYAYHHHHHAPVVEYEEKAVDKSLLGLKDLFDIALTTLAYLSFGMFILQVIMCITMTKSDSNMMILPTTSEVEVEDEEGRRVARALHVEGSARARELNQLAMYVVDSIDTIAGNGTAQDLCLHACLCKANRFSRDLTSIPGYWISVWSFGVSWLARYKHPSRNLPEFALRCMSAALIGLGNGKCTELYPCGGKQSKA, encoded by the exons ATGTTTTTTAGTGATCGAAAAATGAAGGGGATGAACATCCTAACGCTGGTAGTGATTTCGGTGGAAGTGCTTTTCGGAGTCCGGTTTGCTGGTTGCGCTGAACTCGGCACCGAACCGGACCTAATGATATCCGCCGACGGCATTCTAGACGCACAGCTGATGCCCATTACATATCTAATGCTGGACGGTGTGTGTGAGATGAGTGAAGGTGGTGGTGACTGTGGTCAGGATAAGGGGGCTGAAAGTCGTGCTGAACCGGACCGAACGGATGAGGGACCATTGCACGAGCTCGGATCGAACGATGCCAGCTACAGTAGTGCGCTTTCCACGCTGGAATTTCACCG GACGATGATCAATCTTTACCGCTGCAAGGGTTTCCTCGCCAAGCGCATCATCAACGTGTATCCGTCGCAATCCCAACTATTCAAACGCATGAGCTCAGCGATGCCGAACAGCTCCTCCCCGATGATGAATGCACCGCAAGATCCTACCGATGGTATGCTTTACGATCCGGGCTCGTCGGGATACAAAGAATGGCTCACAAA GACCTCTACACTGGATGACATTTATGAGAATTTTCTCTCCACGCGCAAGGTGAACGATACGCTGAATCGAAGTCTCCAGCATGCCACTTTCCACCGGCAGTCGGAAGCGCATCATCCGACGTCGAATCCGCGCCTCGGTCAGGAAGAGTACTTCGACGAAGGTATCATTACCGGGTACGCGATGCAACCGGAACAGATTGGTAGTGTGCAGGGTGGTGGCGCACCCGTTGGTAACTACGACCGTTACGGACAGTACGGTGCGAACGATCTGCAGCTGAGACAGTCCAAGTACCAACGGGGCCTGCTGCAAGGCGAAGCGGACGGTGGTGGGTATGAGGCATCGCGCGGTGACTACGcctaccaccaccatcatcacgcGCCGGTGGTGGAGTACGAGGAGAAAGCGGTCGATAAGAGTTTGCTCGGCTTGAAGGATCTGTTCGACATCGCGCTGACAACGCTCGCGTACCTGTCGTTCGGGATGTTCATACTGCAGGTGATCATGTGCATAACGATGACGAAAAGCGACTCGAACATGATGATACTGCCGACCACCTCGGAGGTGGAGGTGGAGGACGAGGAAGGACGTCGGGTTGCGCGTGCGCTGCACGTGGAGGGGTCGGCTAGGGCGCGGGAACTTAACCAGCTGGCGATGTACGTGGTCGATTCGATCGATACCATCGCTGGGAACGGTACGGCACAGGATCTCTGTCTGCACGCTTGCCTCTGCAAGGCGAACAGGTTTTCCCGCGACCTCACCAGCATCCCCGGATATTGGATCAGTGTATGGAG CTTCGGCGTATCCTGGTTAGCTCGCTACAAACATCCCTCGAGAAACTTACCAGAGTTTGCGTTGAGGTGCATGAGCGCCGCTCTGATAGGTCTTGGCAATGGCAAGTGCACAGAACTTTACCCTTGTGGAGGCAAACAATCGAAAGCCTAA
- the LOC128707740 gene encoding homeobox protein NOBOX-like, which translates to MSNNTILSHSTTLTSDSDHEEHEPETNTTSEKNLQQLMKKNVNWSSVGIVPPAPDTTEFSDGCCMNTDSSMSTDAVHQKSLPSFFIERLLGFGSVNHSATNAGGCHSKEDPLMETLLNVSKLSSGEKSTASTGTPASLCSTPPSGSAISIASEREWCGAATSLAALSPTGSPPPEQTVPGSALESETQSPYNRSCLASIVYNQAGQQSIPGRKVNTVYIAWPEGRTLEVNLNRFQRKVLSHGTHDLATYGKWPPEPGTTPHLLQERPSHKPNLSKLNISSDPYFHLQASSLVKRYRKQNRERKPRQAYSAMQLERLEDEFQRNIYLNVNKRFELAQCLGLTETQIKTWFQNRRTKFKKQQDSRNKREQRQQAQLIAQWLFQPQQVGSIPLDGQFQPVSRLPVLPTHRSSLALAQSTLQSALMAPYHLLPPAPLTVPLQQSQQQQRALDKGPRIVAPVYTVRSSTGAPLFPNAVPFATCMVPLGGTVAKEPGETSAQCAPETLAPNEKVNVQC; encoded by the exons ATGAGTAATAATACCATCCTGAGTCATAGTACTACACTTACATCAGATTCCGACCATGAAGAGCATGAGCCTGAAACGAATACAACGTCCGAGAAGAATCTGCAGCagttgatgaagaaaaatgtcaaCTGGTCTTCGGTCGGTATTGTGCCTCCTGCACCAGACACGACGGAGTTTTCCGATGGATGTTGCATGAATACCGATTCCAGCATGTCTACCGATGCCGTACATCAAAAATCCCTTCCAAGCTTCTTCATCGAACGGTTGCTCGGTTTCGGGAGTGTGAACCATTCTGCCACCAATGCTGGTGGCTGTCACTCAAAGGAGGACCCGCTGATGGAGACACTGCTGAACGTCTCCAAATTGAGCTCAGGTGAAAAAAGTACGGCATCGACCGGTACACCGGCAAGcctctgctcaacaccacCATCCGGCAGTGCCATCTCGATTGCCAGCGAACGGGAATGGTGTGGTGCCGCCACCTCTCTGGCGGCACTGTCCCCAACTGGGTCACCGCCGCCGGAACAAACTGTCCCGGGATCTGCACTGGAGTCGGAGACACAATCACCTTATAATCGATCCTGTCTCGCCTCAATAGTCTACAATCAAGCCGGGCAGCAATCAATCCCGGGTCGTAAGGTTAACACCGTGTACATAGCCTGGCCGGAAGGCAGAACGCTGGAGGTGAATCTGAACCGCTTTCAGCGGAAGGTGCTGTCGCACGGTACGCACGATCTGGCAACGTACGGAAAATGGCCACCAGAACCGGGGACGACGCCGCATCTCCTGCAGGAGCGTCCTTCGCACAAACCGAACCTCTCCAAGCTCAACATCAGCAGCGATCCGTACTTTCATTTGCAAG CCTCCTCGCTGGTGAAGCGCTACCGGAAGCAGAACCGGGAAAGGAAACCGCGCCAGGCGTACAGTGCGATGCAGCTCGAGCGTCTCGAGGATGAGTTCCAGCGAAACATCTACCTGAACGTAAACAAGCGCTTCGAGTTGGCGCAATGTCTCGGGCTAACCGAAACCCAGATCAAGACCTGGTTCCAGAACCGGCGCACCAAATTCAAGAAGCAGCAAGACTCGCGCAACAAGCGCGAACAGCGACAACAGGCACAGTTGATCGCCCAGTGGCTGTTTCAACCACAGCAGGTCGGTAGCATCCCGCTGGACGGGCAGTTTCAGCCGGTGTCCCGGCTGCCGGTACTGCCCACCCATCGTTCATCGCTGGCGCTCGCCCAGAGCACACTCCAGTCTGCACTGATGGCACCGTACCATCTGCTACCACCTGCACCATTGACCGTTCCGCTGCAACAgtcgcaacaacagcagcgtgCCTTGGACAAAGGACCTCGCATTGTAGCGCCGGTCTACACGGTGCGCTCCTCGACCGGTGCGCCACTGTTTCCCAACGCCGTACCGTTTGCAACGTGCATGGTGCCGCTGGGGGGAACCGTCGCAAAGGAACCGGGTGAAACATCGGCTCAATGTGCACCAGAAACGCTAGCGCCGAATGAGAAGGTTAACGTGCAATGTTAG
- the LOC128709791 gene encoding synaptic vesicle glycoprotein 2B-like, which produces MSDIYSSFEFDYEQALTLTGFGWFHYRLLALCGLIYANTAIGITVMSFVLPSATCDFRMTSEDKGWLTAAPMLGMVVGSYFWGCLADTKGRRIVLIAALLLDGTIGLLSTAAQIFPIFMFLRFINGFAITGAMGICFPYLGEFQPTAYREKILCWMELFWTLGIVVLPCIAWLIIPLPLHFGSADGGVMFGSWNLFVALCSIPSLLLGLWLLYFPESPKFLIECGEPALALEILKDIYQINTGRDRNECPVGRLKESDRSNTIMETHNRSIRTFNIHDPKHMKILLPEIWEQTKALCSAEFRRNTALACLIQFGITTSYYTLMIWFPELFGRFEEYEKRYPNATVSVCDVSSIVLENVNDTLVDDFCGTPIDTKVYWHTLLLGIACIPTSLWLPLCVHRLGAKFFLIFSLTVAGLVTVGLAYVGNSTQNLILSCIFEALTSMGISTVYCVMVDLFPTNLRVMAAAFSLTFGRCGALLGNLLFGFLVDLNCFVPIVLFSIMLFGSAILCFFLPNTGTTALQ; this is translated from the exons ATGTCCGACATTTACAGTAGCTTTGAGTTTGATTACGAACAAGCGCTTACGCTTACCGGGTTCGGTTGGTTTCACTATCGCTTGCTGGCATTATGCGGATTGATATACGCCAACACGGCCATCGGCATCACCGTGATGTCGTTTGTGTTGCCGTCCGCTACCTGCGACTTTCGAATGACGTCGGAGGATAAGGGTTGGCTAACAGCGGCCCCAATGCTTG GTATGGTCGTCGGTTCTTACTTCTGGGGTTGTCTGGCAGACACAAAAGGACGACGGATCGTGTTAATTGCCGCACTGCTGCTGGACGGTACGATCGGTCTACTGTCAACTGCAGCACAAATTTTCCCCATCTTCATGTTTCTTCGGTTCATCAACGGGTTTGC CATTACCGGTGCTATGGGCATCTGCTTTCCGTACCTGGGCGAATTTCAGCCGACGGCATACCGTGAAAAAATTCTCTGCTGGATGGAGCTGTTCTGGACGCTGGGTATCGTAGTGCTGCCGTGTATTGCATGGCTCATCATACCGCTGCCATTGCACTTCGGATCGGCAGATGGAGGTGTCATGTTCGGTAGCTGGAATTTGTTCGTAGCACTCTGTTCCATTCCAAG CCTTCTACTAGGACTGTGGCTGTTGTATTTTCCCGAGAGTCCAAAGTTTCTGATCGAATGCGGTGAACCTGCGCTTGCGCTAGAGATACTGAAGGATATCTACCAGATCAACACAGGTCGTGACCGCAATGAATGTCCG GTTGGCCGGCTGAAGGAGTCGGACCGGAGCAACACCATCATGGAAACGCACAATCGCTCGATCCGCACGTTCAACATACACGATCCGAAGCACATGAAGATCCTGCTGCCGGAAATATGGGAACAAACGAAAGCCCTCTGCAGTGCCGAGTTTAGGCGCAACACTGCGCTCGCCTGCCTGATCCAGTTCGGTATTACCACCAGCTACTACACGCTGATGATCTGGTTTCCGGAGCTGTTCGGTCGGTTCGAGGAGTACGAGAAGCGGTACCCGAACGCAACCGTATCCGTCTGTGACGTGTCTTCGATAGTGCTGGAGAACGTGAACGATACGCTCGTCGACGACTTTTGCGGCACGCCTATTGACACGAAGGTGTATTGGCATACGCTACTGCTTGGTATTGCCTGCATACCAACGAGCCTTTGGTTGCCGCTGTGTGTGCATCGGCTTGGAGCTAAGTTCTTTCTCA TATTCAGTCTGACGGTGGCTGGTCTCGTTACTGTCGGACTCGCGTACGTTGGCAACTCGACGCAAAATCTCATTCTTTCCTGCATTTTCGAAGCACTTACCTCCATGGGGATCAGCACCGTCTACTGCGTAATGGTGGATCTATTTCCAACCAATCTACG AGTAATGGCGGCTGCATTTTCCCTTACATTTGGTCGCTGTGGAGCGTTGCTTGGAAACCTACTGTTCGGGTTTCTCGTCGACTTGAACTGTTTCGTTCCGATAGTGCTGTTTTCGATTATGCTCTTTG GTAGCGCAATATTGTGCTTTTTTCTACCCAACACCGGAACTACGGCTCTTCAGTAG
- the LOC128714729 gene encoding uncharacterized protein LOC128714729 — protein sequence MSLPCTSSSGGMGSVLKLLAFAVVVQVAGTTPSNTITASHSSNDVPLSATFITVNHCEEHPVPQLNFVERSKIPLDCRCPAGFTAVREYEHTNRALCVGIRTAGPWQDGCVRSGTATDYYDLDEGEMGAVRKLLLRENVSECWISARRLLKYGELVRRLPGPEWNAPVALPKRSPLTLPEPDYSKDHDCATVRFDQQSEQLAYQNCSAILPQLCVYREASLLRLHCDANEFTTRYSSYQRYCFSIRKSSLNTVSMLRLAMEVNGSFWIDNNRKGQLLIEMYDASKDCSSSSNVIYANQKESTHHAHRRDVSDTRPGPSRDISELRDLIPIVSSDQQSFVCVAQQRVQIEGDSLAAADGTGPGMYLYFDKARLKLFLTVYGKRWFWREDHSTDDGILCFTNANDEQLKNVKLKMLRESHVKWGAPARNANRLAANRTMYEVKLDKYAPPRSYWCEAHLVPDFSLIKTDTVLAHRKSDCRRYFSATIELLLERSSTRPPDTLRLKDYDKMIEAYLKAHRKRLPELKHIFSAIKATRVKRVENFWTSANNDWYTVRLLLHIATKCAKDLDKAELLEPESNEIELPAEYLDYYQMHKSLTFALGSLNGEEGFRFLATNSTEYCLPESLKLAPGKNVWWAARLGETVAPRNLCLIEHSGLPVARRCLGDYLYGCAWDWNPGSELCSNQKRPTTNLLYRYSVSQLNQSVLGEVFNQATDVLALPEDVIPADLFYISKTLENVPTLFGSNETVEEGRDDPGRHYFCNISNILSRVMYLNETTVVLSQRALNTTNILLDATETIVNQLAVSRDTSTLMQGDQYDCEASGTVQQHRQNDGTVLFRTARLIVLIADPSVANVTGLALFRGEDSRPEADVGSDGLEAGEHEDFNGYRLRYLYMNQSIESLLVEPDLEIGSFIPQHVIEGLDELNEALASADVEVDPDTSEVGTTPPSEWQDPVPTPPPLRIIITIYYNDHAFRETKNGTIARPNSKIISVNMPGYGSRMPDEIPIYTREHVRDRAGRCGYWSFDAKNSTEFGHWSYDECRLLNSSGTLSLCGCFHLTSFSRLTKDIQMVETVGVSQKFIADKGTLALDIITAIGCSMSLLGVVGIFATAILFPTWRSKASSKILLQLSCAIAIEMIIIFLEGPDIDQNRISQIECALLGAIFHYIILVTFMWMLITAYLQFMRYVKVLGQLRPAHFILKATVCCWGGPLLVVTLFLSLDYTLYLKRDNISDICYPHGTALWYGLLLPIGLIIFVNLVSFVIVMYHIFTIPNNLTKTADHAMTLAQLRLSVFLFFLLGLPWIFGMLTTGTEDKLFAYLFCLTAPIQGFILFVYFVIMDPTARRFWYRKLQRLPCVARTGKQVDGEQTTSQNTSFNTYL from the exons ATGAGTCTACCATGCACGTCATCCTCTGGCGGGATGGGAAGCGTGCTGAAACTTCTAGCATTCGCAGTGGTGGTGCAGGTAGCAGGTACAACACCATCAAACACAATCACAGCGTCACACAGCAGCAACGATGTGCCACTATCAGCCACCTTTATAACGGTAAACCATTGTGAAGAGCATCCCGTGCCGCAGCTGAACTTTGTGGAACGGTCGAAGATACCGCTCGACTGTCGATGTCCAGCCGGGTTTACCGCGGTACGGGAATACGAGCACACGAACCGAGCGCTATGCGTTGGTATTCGTACGGCAGGACCCTGGCAAGATGGCTGTGTTCGGTCCGGTACCGCTACGGACTATTACGATCTGGATGAGGGTGAGATGGGTGCGGTGCGGAAGCTTCTGCTCCGCGAAAACGTGTCCGAGTGTTGGATCTCTGCGAGGAGACTGTTGAAATATGGTGAGCTAGTGCGACGACTCCCTGGCCCCGAATGGAATGCACCTGTCGCGTTACCAAAGCGATCTCCACTCACACTACCTGAGCCGGACTACAGCAAAGACCATGACTGTGCTACAGTACGCTTCGATCAACAGTCCGAACAGCTGGCGTATCAGAATTGCTCAGCGATCCTGCCGCAGCTATGTGTATACCGGGAAGCTAGCCTTCTTCGGCTGCATTGTGACGCGAACGAGTTTACCACGCGATATTCAAGCTACCAGCGTTACTGTTTCAGTATTAGAAAGAGCAGTTTGAACACCGTTAGCATGCTAAGGTTGGCGATGGAGGTGAATGGAAGCTTTTGGATTGATAACAACCGAAAGGGGCAGCTGTTGATTGAAATGTACGATGCGTCGAAGGATTGTAGCAGCAGCTCCAACGTGATCTACGCTAATCAAAAGGAAAGTACGCATCATGCGCATAGACGAGATGTAAGTGATACCAGACCCGGACCCAGTAGAGACATCTCAGAGTTGAGAGATCTAATACCGATCGTATCTTCGGATCAGCAGAGCTTTGTCTGTGTCGCACAGCAGCGGGTGCAGATTGAGGGCGACAGTTTAGCCGCCGCAGATGGTACAGGCCCCGGTATGTATCTGTACTTTGATAAGGCACGCCTGAAACTCTTCCTTACCGTGTACGGTAAACGGTGGTTCTGGCGGGAGGATCATTCCACTGACGACGGTATCTTGTGCTTCACCAACGCCAACGACGAACAGCTAAAGAATGTAAAGCTAAAAATGTTGCGTGAGTCTCACGTCAAGTGGGGAGCACCGGCACGCAACGCTAACCGTCTCGCTGCGAACCGTACGATGTACGAGGTGAAGCTGGATAAGTACGCACCGCCCCGATCGTACTGGTGCGAAGCCCATCTGGTACCAGACTTTTCTCTCATCAAAACCGATACCGTGCTGGCGCACCGGAAATCGGACTGTAGGCGGTACTTTTCAGCCACGATCGAACTACTGCTGGAACGTTCCAGTACCCGGCCACCGGACACGTTGCGCCTGAAAGACTACGACAAAATGATCGAAGCGTACCTTAAAGCCCACCGCAAGCGACTGCCAGAGCTGAAGCACATCTTTTCCGCGATTAAAGCGACCCGCGTGAAGCGGGTGGAGAACTTCTGGACTTCGGCTAACAATGATTGGTACACCGtacggctgctgctgcacatcGCCACGAAGTGTGCGAAGGACCTGGACAAAGCAGAACTATTGGAACCCGAAAGCAATGAAATCG AGCTACCTGCAGAGTATTTGGACTACTATCAAATGCATAAAAGCTTAACTTTCGCACTCGGGTCACTAAATGGTGAAGAAGGGTTTCGTTTCCTTGCGACCAACAGCACCGAGTACTGTCTGCCGGAAAGCCTCAAGCTAGCGCCGGGGAAGAATGTATGGTGGGCTGCCCGGTTGGGTGAGACGGTGGCGCCCAGAAATCTCTGCCTGATTGAGCACAGCGGACTTCCGGTCGCGAGACGCTGCTTGGGCGACTACCTGTACGGATGCGCCTGGGACTGGAACCCTGGCAGCGAACTCTGCTCCAACCAAAAACGTCCAACAACCAACCTGCTGTACCGGTACAGCGTTAGCCAGCTGAATCAAAGTGTGCTGGGGGAGGTATTCAACCAGGCGACCGATGTGCTAGCCCTCCCGGAGGATGTCATTCCTGCCGATCTGTTTTACATCTCAAAAACGCTCGAAAACGTACCAACACTGTTCGGCTCGAACGAGACGGTTGAGGAGGGACGGGACGACCCCGGTAGGCACTACTTCTGCAACATTAGCAACATCCTGAGCCGGGTGATGTATCTGAACGAAACGACCGTTGTGTTATCGCAGAGGGCGCTGAACACCACCAACATTCTGCTGGACGCAACCGAAACCATTGTGAACCAGCTGGCAGTGTCGCGAGATACGTCGACATTGATGCAGGGCGATCAGTACGATTGTGAGGCGTCGGGTACGGTACAGCAGCACCGTCAAAATGATGGCACGGTGCTGTTTCGTACCGCGAGGTTGATTGTGTTGATAGCAGATCCTAGTGTGGCAAACGTGACAGGACTCGCTCTGTTCCGAGGTGAAGACTCTCGTCCAGAAGCTGACGTAGGTTCGGATGGTTTGGAAGCTGGCGAGCATGAAGACTTTAACGGTTATCGGCTGCG GTACTTGTACATGAACCAATCGATCGAATCACTGCTAGTGGAGCCAGATCTTGAAATAGGTTCGTTCATCCCGCAGCACGTAATTGAAGGGCTGGATGAGCTGAACGAAGCACTCGCATCAGCTGATGTGGAAGTCGATCCCGACACTAGTGAGGTTGGTACTACACCGCCCAGCGAGTGGCAGGACCCGGTGCCGACTCCACCACCGCTGCGCATTATCATCACCATCTACTACAACGATCACGCGTTTCGCGAAACGAAAAACGGTACGATCGCACGTCCAAACTCGAAGATCATCAGCGTTAACATGCCAGGGTATGGTTCGCGCATGCCGGACGAGATACCGATCTACACCCGCGAACACGTCCGAGACCGTGCGGGACGTTGCGGATATTGGTCGTTCGATGCGAAAAATTCCACCGAGTTCGGACACTGGTCGTACGATGAGTGCCGTCTGCTAAACAGCTCCGGCACCCTGTCACTGTGCGGTTGCTTCCACCTGACGTCCTTCTCCCGCCTGACGAAGGACATCCAGATGGTGGAGACGGTGGGCGTTTCGCAGAAGTTTATAGCGGATAAGGGTACACTAGCGCTGGACATCATCACCGCGATCGGTTGCTCGATGTCGTTGCTCGGGGTGGTGGGCATTTTCGCCACCGCCATACTGTTCCCGACCTGGCGTTCGAAGGCGAGCAGCAAGATACTGCTGCAGCTGTCgtgcgcgatcgcgatcgagaTGATTATCATCTTTCTCGAGGGTCCGGACATTGATCAGAACCGGATCAGCCAGATCGAATGCGCACTGCTCGGTGCGATCTTCCACTACATCATACTGGTGACGTTCATGTGGATGCTGATCACCGCGTACCTGCAGTTCATGCGCTACGTCAAGGTGCTCGGCCAGCTGCGACCGGCCCATTTCATCCTGAAGGCAACGGTTTGCTGCTGGGGTGGCCCACTGCTGGTTGTCACCTTGTTTCTCAGCCTAGACTACACGCTGTATCTGAAGCGTGACAACATCTCGGACATCTGCTACCCGCACGGTACCGCACTCTGGTACGGGTTGCTGCTACCGATAGGATTGATTATATTCGTCAATCTCGTCAGCTTTGTGATAGTGATGTACCACATCTTCACCATACCGAACAACCTGACCAAGACGGCTGATCACGCAATGACGCTGGCCCAGCTGCGTCTGTCCGTGTTTCTGTTCTTTCTGCTCGGGCTACCGTGGATATTCGGCATGCTGACCACGGGCACGGAGGACAAGCTGTTCGCCTACCTCTTCTGTCTAACCGCACCGATACAGGGCTTCATACTGTTCGTGTACTTCGTCATTATGGACCCGACCGCTCGCCGGTTTTGGTACCGGAAGCTGCAGCGTCTGCCCTGTGTCGCGCGCACGGGCAAACAGGTGGATGGCGAACAAACGACATCACAAAACACTTCATTCAATACGTATCTTTGA